GGGCATGCGGGGCGGCTGGCCAGACGAGACCAGGGCACCAAAGCATCCGACACGAAGGGAGCGCACAAGAAAGGCCCCCGATTTCTCGGGGGCCCTCGTTGGTGCGCGAGGGGGGATTTGAACCCCCACGCCCTTTCGGACACTGGCACCTGAAGCCAGCGCGTCTGCCGTTCCGCCACTCGCGCGCGCCGGGAAAGCCTAACACGCAGCGCCTGCGCCCCACGAATGCTTACGACCAGCCCGCTGCTGCCGATGAGAAGCGAGGACGATGCGAGAGGAGTGACGCGTGGAAGCCATCTCCGCACTAGGCCAGCGCGTGGAACAGATCCACACCCTCATCGCTTCAGTGACGCCAGGTGCGACGCCTTCAGCAGGCGCCCCCTACGCCACGGATCTGAGCCGATCCCTCGCGTCGTCCGCCAACTCGAGCCTGTTCTCGTCAGGCGTGTCCAACAACGGAGTGTTCACGGCTGGCACTTCTTTTGCCGACGTCCTCGCGGCCGTCTCACCATCGGGAACGACCAGTCTCGCGGCGGCCGCTTCAGAGCTCAATGCTCAAGGCATCCCGCGCTCGCTCGCCGGCTATGGCAACGGCAAGATTCCTGCCGACGCGCTTGCACCCCTCAACGGCTCGAGCGAACGCATGTGGGCGCCAGCCGCCGAGCGACTCAATGCCATGATCTCCGACGCCAAGGCGGCAGGCGTGTCCATCTCGGTCACCGATGGCTACCGCACCTACGACTCACAAGTGCGCCTCGCCCAACAAAAGGGCCTCTACTCCCAAGGCGGCCTCGCCGCTGCTCCTGGCACCAGCGAGCATGGCTGGGGCCTCGCCGTTGACCTCGGCCTCAATCCCACGGCCCAAGCCTGGATGCGTCAGCACGCGCAAGACTACGGATTCGTTGAGAACGTACCCCGCGAGCCATGGCACTGGGAGTTCGTGCCCAAGGCGTGACGCGTCGGCTCCCCCGGGACCGAGCACGAGACCCCGCGCCAGCGTCGTGCGTCCGCGCGGGCGCTCAGCCCCAGCGCCGTGCTCGCGCGGCCCCTCAACCCCGGCGTCGTGCATGCGCGCGAAAGAGCGGCGTGGAGCCTCTCAGCTGCCCCACGCCGCCCTTGTCTCCCCTTGAAGCAAGGGGAAATCAGTACGCGACCACCACCGAGACTCGGCCGCCGCCGTAGCCCTGGATCGCCAGCTTGCCGTCGAGCCGGCCTGCTGGCGCAAGCGCCCACTTCTGCACGTCTGGCGGCAGCGTCTCCCGAGGCGCGTACGTCGAGTGCAGCTTCAGATGCTGAGTGCCTGGTTTGTTGAACATGGACGCGGCGATGTTGAGAATCTCCGTCATGTTGTCGAACTGCGCCGGCGTGACGAGTCCGCTCTTGATGGTCGTCTCCGCGCCCACGTGTGGCAGGAGGGCGATCGCGGAACCCGCCCATGCGGTGAGCGGCACGTCGACCGCGACAATCGCGCCGATGTTGCCGAGGTCATTGACGTAGGCGCCTACGGTGGCGCCGTCGATCGGGTCGACGATGACAGAGGTCGCGGTCCACTCGATCTCCCTGCCAAGGAGGCTCTCGAACAGGTCGCGCACCTCGAAGGCGGAGGGCACCGGCGTCGGCTTCATGTCGGTACTCATGCGATGAACGGATCGATCGTCTCGCGGAAGATGTCCGCGGTGAATGGCTTGGCGATGAGGAACAGTGCCCCTGCCTCCTCGGCTTGCTGCCGCATAGCGGGCGAGCCCTCTGAGGTGACAAACGCGAAGGGCGTCTCGTCGCCCTCGCTGCGCAGGTTCCGCAACAGGTCGATTCCCGTCATCTCAGGCATGTTCCAGTCGGACAGGACGAAGTCGGGCCTGGACGCACGAATCCGTTCGAGCGCAACAGCACCGTCTTCTGCCTCTTCGATATCCCACCAGTCGTAACCCGCTTGACGCAGAGTGCGGATCACGATTTGCCGCATCACGCGGCTGTCGTCGGCGACTACGACCTTCATGGTTCGTCACCTCTTCCTATCCTTGTTCCATCGGGGCTGAGACCCGCTGTGCTTACGTCAGTGCCCAAAGTCCGACGCCCAAAGGGGCGCCCTTCCATCCAAAGTACGTCTTGAGAAGACACGTTGCAGAGCCCATGTCTGGGCGCTCGTGCGTGACCACTGGCAACGTCAGGGCTCCTGGGTTGGTGACGAGCGACTTGACGTTGCCGCCCACCACGTTTGCGATCTCGCCCACTGCATCGGCGAAATCCGCATCGGAGACATGCTCTGCCTCGTCCATGGCCAAGAGAGCGCGGGTGAGGTGCTCACCTGTGACTCGGCCAGCCATCAACATCACCCTGGTGACCACGGGACCCGAGACGTCGACCCACGTGTAGCGCGGGTCCACAAGGTCGGGGTCTTCGCCCATCCAGGG
The Demequina sp. TMPB413 DNA segment above includes these coding regions:
- a CDS encoding D-alanyl-D-alanine carboxypeptidase family protein; this encodes MEAISALGQRVEQIHTLIASVTPGATPSAGAPYATDLSRSLASSANSSLFSSGVSNNGVFTAGTSFADVLAAVSPSGTTSLAAAASELNAQGIPRSLAGYGNGKIPADALAPLNGSSERMWAPAAERLNAMISDAKAAGVSISVTDGYRTYDSQVRLAQQKGLYSQGGLAAAPGTSEHGWGLAVDLGLNPTAQAWMRQHAQDYGFVENVPREPWHWEFVPKA
- a CDS encoding response regulator, with the protein product MKVVVADDSRVMRQIVIRTLRQAGYDWWDIEEAEDGAVALERIRASRPDFVLSDWNMPEMTGIDLLRNLRSEGDETPFAFVTSEGSPAMRQQAEEAGALFLIAKPFTADIFRETIDPFIA
- a CDS encoding chemotaxis protein CheX — its product is MTIPATWEPLSDVDPVLTIAQDLFTTMIDGEPGHLYPWMGEDPDLVDPRYTWVDVSGPVVTRVMLMAGRVTGEHLTRALLAMDEAEHVSDADFADAVGEIANVVGGNVKSLVTNPGALTLPVVTHERPDMGSATCLLKTYFGWKGAPLGVGLWALT